In one window of Frigoriglobus tundricola DNA:
- a CDS encoding ECF-type sigma factor, which translates to MSEGSVSIWIRRLRDKDPEAPRRLWDRYYAPVVRLARSQLRGVPATAGDEEDVAAAAFQSFFRAAGGPGFERLDRRTDLWQILVVLTCRKAVDCRRAATAVRRGGAARAVGDYEEALGELAGREPDPHFAAAMAEEVTALIARIPDDELELRRLVALKLEGHSNEEIGAACGWSLRTVERRLCLIRKMWRADPSPQGTSA; encoded by the coding sequence ATGTCCGAGGGCTCGGTCTCGATCTGGATCCGCCGGCTGCGCGACAAGGATCCCGAAGCCCCCCGGCGCCTCTGGGACCGGTACTACGCTCCGGTCGTCCGGCTGGCCCGGTCCCAGCTCCGCGGGGTTCCCGCCACGGCGGGGGACGAAGAGGACGTGGCCGCGGCGGCCTTTCAGAGCTTCTTCCGCGCGGCCGGGGGGCCGGGGTTCGAGCGCCTCGATCGCCGCACCGATCTCTGGCAGATTCTGGTCGTTCTGACCTGTCGCAAAGCGGTCGATTGCCGCCGGGCCGCGACCGCGGTGCGGCGCGGCGGGGCCGCGCGCGCCGTCGGTGACTACGAGGAGGCGCTCGGGGAACTCGCCGGCCGCGAACCGGACCCGCACTTCGCGGCCGCGATGGCCGAGGAGGTCACCGCGCTCATCGCCCGGATCCCCGACGACGAGCTGGAGCTCCGGCGCCTGGTGGCGCTGAAACTCGAGGGCCACAGCAACGAGGAAATCGGAGCGGCCTGTGGGTGGAGCCTCCGCACGGTGGAGCGCCGCTTATGCTTGATTCGCAAGATGTGGCGGGCGGACCCGTCCCCGCAAGGCACGAGCGCCTGA
- a CDS encoding serine/threonine-protein kinase yields the protein MLDSQDVAGGPVPARHERLSVRALLGIEVVCDAFERELRAGRSPDWRAYLARGDGTNREALRAELVALDLTYRREHRTPAGARPEPAAEHGAGPPFTILRELGRGGMGVVYLALDPRLGRHVALKLLREGGVAAPDHVRRFLAEAQAVARMPHPNIVSVFEVGESGGVPFLVLEFVTGGTLAQWAAGRAVPPLQAAVLVEQVARAAHYAHEKGIVHRDIKPQNVLLALDGPEGPVVPKLTDFGLAKLLDSGTEETPTGAVLGTPAYMAPEQVRPDVGAIGPRTDVYALGATLYALLTGGPPFRAATPLATVAQVVADPPVPPRKTRPELPADLEAVCLKCLEKDPARRYATAEELAADLARFRTGRPTRARPVGWTGSAWRTVRRKRRAVATALGAALAAGAAFAVAWSVAPGPVAPGSPDKRADLLRDLDKGEPVELIGDGGEPHWYRWRGMASTLGRSQFGGPSVVFQTTKTTGLELVPDPRRDRYRVTAELRHLTLSSEADEHRKEVGVGRVGLFLAAQSDDCPDGTRFDRYLLLWYTDFLTQRGRPDQRRFACEDRLLAYRKNGPQSDQTIFVEFLFDAWYKVPPNGVGFPSPWRRIVADVSPGGVRVSFESQTGADDPWTVLSQWTVRKEDLRKARSGHENNPKAKTDYPEVVRRLATWSPRMPIGIVASNSAVEVRRVAIEPQPAGGDNAH from the coding sequence ATGCTTGATTCGCAAGATGTGGCGGGCGGACCCGTCCCCGCAAGGCACGAGCGCCTGAGCGTCCGCGCCCTGCTGGGGATCGAAGTCGTCTGCGACGCGTTCGAGCGGGAACTGCGGGCCGGTCGGTCCCCGGACTGGCGCGCGTACCTCGCGCGCGGCGACGGCACCAACCGCGAGGCGCTGCGCGCCGAACTCGTCGCTCTCGACCTGACCTACCGGCGCGAGCACCGCACGCCGGCGGGGGCGCGGCCCGAACCCGCAGCGGAGCACGGGGCCGGACCGCCGTTCACGATTCTGCGCGAACTTGGCCGGGGCGGGATGGGGGTGGTGTACCTCGCCCTTGACCCCCGGCTGGGCCGACACGTCGCACTGAAGCTCTTGCGCGAAGGCGGCGTCGCGGCGCCGGACCACGTGCGGCGGTTCCTGGCGGAAGCGCAGGCCGTGGCCCGGATGCCGCACCCGAACATCGTGTCGGTCTTCGAGGTGGGCGAATCCGGCGGCGTGCCCTTTCTCGTGCTGGAGTTCGTGACGGGCGGAACCCTGGCACAGTGGGCGGCGGGCCGCGCCGTCCCCCCACTTCAGGCGGCCGTTCTGGTCGAACAGGTGGCGCGGGCGGCCCACTACGCCCACGAAAAGGGGATCGTTCACCGGGACATTAAACCGCAGAACGTCCTGCTGGCGCTCGACGGTCCGGAAGGCCCCGTCGTCCCGAAGCTGACCGATTTCGGGCTGGCGAAGTTGCTCGACTCCGGGACCGAAGAGACGCCGACCGGCGCGGTTCTGGGCACGCCGGCGTACATGGCGCCGGAACAGGTGCGGCCCGACGTCGGCGCGATCGGCCCGCGGACCGATGTGTACGCCCTCGGCGCGACCCTGTACGCGCTGCTCACCGGCGGGCCGCCGTTCCGGGCCGCGACCCCGCTCGCCACCGTCGCGCAGGTGGTCGCCGACCCCCCCGTTCCGCCGCGGAAGACCCGCCCCGAACTGCCGGCGGACCTCGAGGCGGTCTGCCTGAAGTGCCTCGAAAAAGACCCGGCCCGGCGGTACGCCACCGCCGAAGAACTGGCCGCCGACCTGGCCCGCTTCCGCACCGGGCGCCCGACCCGCGCCCGCCCGGTCGGCTGGACCGGGTCGGCGTGGCGCACGGTCCGGAGGAAGCGGCGGGCGGTCGCGACCGCGCTCGGGGCCGCCTTGGCCGCGGGGGCGGCGTTCGCCGTGGCGTGGAGCGTGGCTCCGGGTCCGGTCGCGCCGGGGTCCCCGGACAAACGCGCCGACCTGCTCCGGGACCTGGACAAGGGCGAACCGGTCGAGCTGATCGGGGACGGCGGCGAGCCGCACTGGTACCGGTGGCGCGGGATGGCGTCCACGCTCGGGCGCTCCCAGTTCGGGGGCCCGTCGGTCGTGTTCCAGACGACCAAGACCACGGGCCTCGAACTCGTCCCCGACCCGCGGCGCGACCGGTACCGGGTGACGGCCGAGCTCCGGCACCTCACGCTCTCCAGCGAAGCCGATGAGCACCGCAAGGAGGTCGGCGTCGGGCGGGTCGGTCTGTTCCTCGCCGCCCAGTCGGACGATTGTCCCGACGGAACCCGATTCGACCGCTATCTCCTCTTGTGGTACACCGATTTCCTCACCCAGCGCGGCAGGCCCGACCAGCGCCGATTCGCCTGCGAGGACCGCCTCCTCGCCTACCGTAAGAACGGGCCGCAGAGCGACCAAACCATATTCGTGGAGTTCCTCTTCGACGCGTGGTACAAGGTTCCGCCCAACGGTGTAGGGTTCCCATCGCCGTGGCGGCGGATCGTGGCCGACGTCAGTCCCGGTGGCGTGCGGGTCTCCTTCGAATCCCAGACCGGGGCCGACGACCCGTGGACGGTTCTCTCCCAGTGGACCGTTCGCAAGGAGGATTTGCGGAAGGCCCGGAGCGGCCACGAGAACAACCCCAAGGCGAAGACCGACTACCCGGAAGTGGTCCGACGCCTGGCGACCTGGTCGCCCCGGATGCCCATTGGCATCGTCGCCTCGAACTCGGCGGTCGAAGTTCGGCGCGTGGCGATTGAACCTCAACCAGCGGGGGGCGACAATGCCCACTAA